A DNA window from Peromyscus leucopus breed LL Stock chromosome 3, UCI_PerLeu_2.1, whole genome shotgun sequence contains the following coding sequences:
- the LOC114691117 gene encoding leptin — protein MCWRPLCRFLWLWSYLSYVQAVPIQKVQDDTKTLIKTIVTRINDISHTQSVSAKQRVTGLDFIPGLHPILSLSKMEQTLAVYQQILSSLPSRNVVQISNDLENLRDLLHLLASSKSCSLPQTSDLQKLESLDGVLEASLYSTEVVALSRLQGSLQDILRQLDLSPEC, from the exons ATGTGCTGGAGACCCCTGTGCCGCTTCCTGTGGCTTTGGTCCTATCTGTCCTATGTTCAAGCTGTGCCTATCCAGAAAGTCCAGGATGACACCAAAACCCTCATCAAGACCATTGTCACCAGGATCAATGACATTTCGCACACG CAGTCGGTATCCGCCAAGCAGAGGGTCACCGGTTTGGACTTCATTCCTGGGCTCCACCCCATCCTGAGTTTGTCTAAGATGGAGCAGACTCTGGCAGTCTACCAACAGATCctctccagcctgccttcccGAAATGTGGTGCAAATATCTAACGACCTGGAGAACCTCCGAGACCTTCTCCATCTGCTGGCCTCTTCCAAGAGCTGTTCCCTGCCTCAGACCAGTGACCTGCAGAAGCTAGAGAGCCTGGATGGCGTCCTGGAAGCCTCACTCTACTCCACAGAGGTGGTGGCTCTGAGCAGGCTGCAGGGCTCTCTGCAGGACATTCTGCGACAATTGGACCTTAGCCCCGAATGCTGA